CCAAGTGTCGCGGCAAACGGTTGCGGTTTAAGGCACTGAATTCTTTAACTTGGTTGGCAACCGAATCTTGATGCTCTTATCGGCTGACCTATCGGCTGAAAGATGCAGAGAGGTTGAGCAGGTAGTTTGTGGTTGCCAATCAGCTAGTCCTAACTTGGATAGTTGGATCTTGGTTGAGTTGTTACGGGGTGCCCGTTGGGTACCCCTTATTTTTTCTCAGGTTTTTCCAGCAGCTTAACGGCAATTCTCTATTGACAATTGACGCTAGTTCTCTACGGCTAGGCTACACTTAGAATTCAAGGTATGCCACAGAATGGTAATTGACGGGTTGTAGGTCTAGCCGATGACACACCAGCAAAAACGGCTAGCTGTAGGACTAGCAGGACTACTGGTAATTGGCGGACTGGCTTTGGTTGCCATCTGTCAGCTAGTAGTTGAAGGGCTGTGGTTTCAAGAATTAGGCTATCTTCAGGTATTCTGGCGGCGGCTTCAAGTCTTAGTTGCTGTGGGGATCGTTGTACCTAGCATTAGCCTAACGTTCCTGTCAGGCAATCTAGTGTTGGCAAAGCGGTGGAGCAGGGTTAACCGATCGCAGCCGTCCCACCCCTTACCTGGGGCCATGGGTTTGCGATGGTTACTGGTCACCAGTAGCAGCCTAGCCTTGGCCTTAAGTGTGCTCTGCGTCTACTACAGTCAGCTTGCTGTTGTCTCTTGGCGAGGCATGACGGCCCAAGATGACTCTCTGCCGACCATTTTAGTATCAGCAACTGCGGGCCAACTTTGGCAGCTAGTACAATCTCTGTCAGCCCAGCCGTGGCAGTGGGCATTAGTAGGGCTGTTGAGCTTGGCTATGGTGTTATGGCCCTACTTCGTACTATCTATCATGGCTATACTGCTTAGCCTTGGTCTAGCGGGCATCTTCATTAGCCGCTGGGACGCTGTAGCCCTCTATTTTCACCCACAACTGCTGCATCAAACTGAACCCCTGTTCCATCAAGACATTAGCCTGTACCTGTTCAAGCTGGGAATCTGGGAGATGTTAAGTTTCTGGGCGCTAGCCCTGACGATCGTAGCCCTACTTATGACCAGTCTGGTTTATATAGTGGCTAACAATACCCTCAGCCAGGGTAAGTTTGCAGGGTTTTCAATCCAGCAGCAACGTCACCTCTATACCTTGGGTGCTAGCTTAGCGCTAGCGATCGCCGTTAGTTATTGGTTGTCTCGCTATGAACTCCTGTATTCTTCACGGGGAGTTACCTATGGAGCAGGCTATGCAGACGTGAACGTGCAATTGCCCGTCAACACACTGATGACGGGGTTAGCCGTTGCGATCGCCCTGCAACTAGTTTGGTGGGCAATCCGTAGCCAGCCCCAGTCAGCCTTACCTCAGCCACCATTACGTCGTCCTGTAACCACAGTGACTACAGCCTACCGTCAGACCAATCGTCAGCGTGCCCTACCTAGACTGACTGTCCGCTCGGTAGTGATTGGTTTTCTGGTAATAGCTGTCTCACTAGGCCATTGGTTACCCTCCATCACTCAATGGCTAATCGTGCAGCCCAACGAACTAGAGCGAGAACAGCCTTACATCTTGCGCAATATTGCGTTGACTCGTCAAGCCTTTGGTTTAGACCGCATTGAGGTGAGAACCTTTGATCCCCAAACCAACCTCACCTTCGCTGACTTGCAACGTAACACCCCCACAATTCGCAATATTCGGCTGTGGGACACTCGCCCCCTGCTCGAAACCAATCGGCAACTCCAACAAATTCGCCTATACTACAAATTTCCTATTGCTAATATTGATCGCTATCGCCTTAAGCTCCCTGCTAGCCAAGGCACTGGCAATGTAATTGAGCGTCAACAGGTAATCATTTCAGCCCGCGAGTTGGACTTCAATGCCTTGCCCCAAGCGGCTCAAACCTGGGTTAACGAACACCTCATTTATACCCACGGCTATGGCTTTACCCTCAGCCCAGTAAATACTGTTGGGCCAGGTGGTCTACCAGACTACTTTGTCAAAGACATTGCTGGAGCTACCGAAGCTGAGAGCGGCAGTCTATCAACTGCCAACGAAGGTATTCGCGCTAGCATTCCCATCGGTTATCCCCGCATCTATTACGGAAACCTGACTAATACTTACATCATGGCTCCCAGTCGTGTGCAAGAGCTAGACTATCCCAGTGGCAATACCAATGTCTACAACACCTACGACGGTTCAGGGGGAGTACCGATTTCTTCCCTTTGGCGACGCTGGTTATTTGCGATTTACCTGCGAGACTGGCAGATGGTCGTGACTCCAAATTTTCAACCCAACACTAAGGTATTGTTTCGCCGTAACATTCTCCAACGGGTTGAGGCGATCGCCCCATTTCTTCGCTATG
This window of the Cyanobacteriota bacterium genome carries:
- a CDS encoding UPF0182 family protein encodes the protein MTHQQKRLAVGLAGLLVIGGLALVAICQLVVEGLWFQELGYLQVFWRRLQVLVAVGIVVPSISLTFLSGNLVLAKRWSRVNRSQPSHPLPGAMGLRWLLVTSSSLALALSVLCVYYSQLAVVSWRGMTAQDDSLPTILVSATAGQLWQLVQSLSAQPWQWALVGLLSLAMVLWPYFVLSIMAILLSLGLAGIFISRWDAVALYFHPQLLHQTEPLFHQDISLYLFKLGIWEMLSFWALALTIVALLMTSLVYIVANNTLSQGKFAGFSIQQQRHLYTLGASLALAIAVSYWLSRYELLYSSRGVTYGAGYADVNVQLPVNTLMTGLAVAIALQLVWWAIRSQPQSALPQPPLRRPVTTVTTAYRQTNRQRALPRLTVRSVVIGFLVIAVSLGHWLPSITQWLIVQPNELEREQPYILRNIALTRQAFGLDRIEVRTFDPQTNLTFADLQRNTPTIRNIRLWDTRPLLETNRQLQQIRLYYKFPIANIDRYRLKLPASQGTGNVIERQQVIISARELDFNALPQAAQTWVNEHLIYTHGYGFTLSPVNTVGPGGLPDYFVKDIAGATEAESGSLSTANEGIRASIPIGYPRIYYGNLTNTYIMAPSRVQELDYPSGNTNVYNTYDGSGGVPISSLWRRWLFAIYLRDWQMVVTPNFQPNTKVLFRRNILQRVEAIAPFLRY